The DNA region ACCAAAAAGAAATAGGGAGGCAATATGAACGAGCGAACCACGCTTGAAGTCATCGCACCGACCGTTGAAGAAGCCATCCAACAAGGCTTGACCCAACTTGGGCTGACGGCGGACGCCGTCTCGGTGGAAGTGCTCGACTCCGGCTCAAAAGGACTGTTCGGACTGGGCGGGCGGCAGGTGCGTGTGCGCCTGACGGTCAACCCGCCTGTTTCTCATGACGCAACTCCTTCCGCCTCCACCCCGGACCGTGAGCCTGCTCACACAAAACGGACCGAATCCAAGCCGAAAGCGAAAGAGTCCAAACCGCGCGCCGCGAAGAAAGCCGTAGTTGAGGAAAAAACGGAAGAGAAGAAACCTGCTGAACAACCCGCACCAAAAAAGATGGCACGCACTGACCATGACGTCATCTTGGACACAACCGAAGATGTGATTTCAAAATTGATCCATTATTTGGGGATGAAGGCTCAAGTTTCCGCCCATTACGACGACACCAGCACCGACGACCGCCGTGTCATCCTTGTGGATGTACGCGGTGATGACCTCACTTCCCTGATCGGGCGCCACGCTGAGACGTTGACCGCTTTCCAGCATGTCGCGTCGCTCATTGTCGGCAAGCAGACCGAACATTGGGTGCAGTTGATCGTGGATGTGGAAGGGTACCGTTCCCGCCGCGAAAAGCAGGTTCGCCAGCTCGCCAATCGCATGGCAGACCAGGTCACAAAGACCGGACGCAGAGTGACCATGGAGCCGATGCCATCCAGCGAACGCCGCGTTGTCCACATCGAACTGCGCGGACATCCCGCCGTCACCACCGAAAGCACGGGGGAAGAGCCGTATCGCAAAGTGGTGATCCTGCCAAAGGAATAGCTCGGCTATAGACCAAAGACCGTGGACAATTGTCTGCGGTCTTTTTGTGTTGACTATCTGTGGTCTGCCGTCCACCATCCTCACGGTATAATTCGCTCCATGTTGGAATTGTCATCCCTTCAGCCTGTGGACTATCTCGCCATTGGTCATGTCGCTGTGGATTTAACGCCGCATGGTAAACAACTCGGCGGGACGGTTTCCTATGCGGCGTTGACGGCACAGGCGCTCGGTCTGCGGGTGGGGATCGTCACCTCGGCGGGGACGGATGCACCGTTGCAGGCTTTGAATGGGATACAGATATTCAACATCCCAACTGAAACCAGCACGATTTTCGAAAACGTCGAAACGGAGAACGGACGCAGGCAGACCTTGCATCATCAAGCCGCGCCGATCACTTTTGAGCAGGTTCCACAAGTTTGGCGGGATTCGCCCATTGTTCATCTCGCTCCCATCGCGCAGGAGGTGGATATGGCGATGGCGGGACAATTCCCGTCGTCGTGGGTGGGTGTCACACCGCAGGGCTGGATGCGAACGTGGGATGAGCAAGGTCGGGTTGTGGCAAAAGCTTGGGAAAACAGCGAGCAGGTTCTCGGTCAGGTTGGATGCGTGGTGATGAGCGTCGAGGATGTGGAACGCGATCTGGAGCTTGTCGAATGGATGGCGCATCATACCCGTCTGCTTTGTCTCACGGAAGGGGAGTTGGGGTCGGTCTTGTACTGGAATGGAGACCGGCGCCGCTTTCGTCCGCCATCCATCGAGGAAGTTGACTCAACAGGCGCGGGCGATATTTTTGCGGCTGCATTTTTTTCGCGTTTGCGCGGCACGCGTGACCCGTGGGAGGCGGCGCGGTTCGCCACCAGCCTTGCGGCTCATTCGGTGGCGCGTGCCGGTTTGGATGGAATTCCGACCCGTGCAGAGATCGAGCATTGTTTGATGGAGGTTTTATCTTGACGAAGATCTATACCTTGGTGAACCAGAAAGGCGGTGTCGGGAAGACCACGTCCACGATCAATATTGCGGCGTATCTGGCGCGCATGGGGCAGCGTGTGCTGGTGGTGGATCTCGACCCGCAGGCGAATGCCACATCTTGTTTGGGCGTGGACAAGCTCAATGTGCAGGGCGGCACCTATGAAGCGCTGTTGGGGGATGGGGATGTTTTCCCGCATATTTTGTTGAACGAGCGTTTGCGGCTGTCGCTGCTTCCTTCGTCACCGTCGCTGGCGGGTGCGGAAGTGGAACTGGTGGATGAATTGGCGCGCGAGTCGCGTTTGCGCAAAGCAATCCAGAAGGTGGCGGACCGCTACGATTATATTTTTGTAGACTGTCCGCCTTCGCTCGGTCTATTAACCGTGAACGGGTTGATGGCGGCGATGGATGGGGTCATCGTCCCGGTGCAATGTGAGTATCTCGCGCTCGAAGGGCTGGGACAGCTGACTCAGACCATTGAGCGGGTTCGTTCGCTGTTGTTTCCTGAGTTGACGGTGCGTGGCGTGGTGTTGACGATGTTCGACAGCCGTACCAATCTCTCCAACGATGTGGTGGACGAAGTGAATCGGCACTTTCCGAATCAGGTGTTCAAGAACATTATTCCGCGCAGTGTGCGTCTGGCGGAGGCGCCTTCGTATGGACTGCCGATCTCGGAGTATGCTCCCACGTCCGTTGGTGCGCTGGCGTATGAAGCGCTGGCAAAGGAATTGTTGAAAGGCGATAGAGTTTAAAATCACAGATCAACGCAGATGACATGGATTGCGGCTCGATAGACGCAGCCCCTTTCATTTGTGGTTGAAGGAGCAAAGATGGCTCAACGAAAAGGTTTAGGCAAGGGATTGGATGCGCTCATTCCGGGCGGAAAACCAGTTTCTCCGTCTGGGACTGGAAGCGGTGTACAGCAGGTGGCGGTGGATGCGATCAAGATGAATCCGCGCCAGCCGCGCGTGCATTTCTCGCAGGAGGAATTGAACGAACTGGCGGCGTCGATTCGGGAACATGGCGTAATCCAGCCTCTGATCGTCTCCCCGAACGGCGATGGGACCTTCGTCCTGATCGCGGGCGAGCGCCGTTGGCACGCCTCCCAGCGTGCCGGTTTGCGGACCGTGCCTGTCATCACGCGGCAGGCGAATAATCAGGAATTGCTTGAGATCGCGCTGATTGAGAACGTCCAGCGTGCGGATCTGAACCCGATGGAAGAGGCTGAGGCTTATCATCAATTGGCGGAGGATTTTGGGCTTTCGCACGAGATGATCGCCAAGCGCGTCGGCAAGAGCCGCGTGGCAGTGACCAACACCATGCGTCTGCTCGGGCTCGCGGATGCGGTCAAGCAGGCGTTGGTGGATGGCAAGATCACCGAAGGGCATGCGCGCGCCTTGTTGGCGCTCTCCACCCAAAAGGCGCAGACAGCCGCCTTGCAAACGATCATGAACCTTTCGCTGAGCGTCCGTCAGGCGGAGGAATTGGTGCGCAAGTTGACTGGCAGTAAACCCGTCAAAGCCAGGAAGCCGATGCGCAACGCCAATTTAACAGACGTGGAAAAACGTCTCCAGCGCAGTTTGGGGACGAAGGTCGCTTTGAAGCATGGCAAAAAGGGCGGCACGGTGACGATCTATTATTATTCGGATGAAGAGTTGGATGTGTTACTGGAGAAGTTGACGTGAAACTTCTCTACAACGCTAATATCCGTACTTTTGATTCTGCCAATCCGCTCGCCGAAGCGATCCTCATCGCAGGCGGGCGGATCATTGCAGTGGGTGGCAAATCCACGCTTGAATCTCTTGCGCACGGCAAAGTGGACAAGCAGGACATGCAGGGCAAAACCATCTTGCCTGGGCTGACCGACGCGCACATCCACATTCAGCATTACGCGCTGGGACTCTCCAAAGTGGATTGCGAAACAAAGACAAAAGAAGAATGTCTGCGGCGGGTGGGGGAGCGGGCGAAAACGCTCAAGTCCGGCGAATGGGTCCTGGGACATGGCTGGCAACAAAACGACTGGGATGGAAACTTTCCAACCGCTGATGAACTCGATGCTGTCTCCCCGCACAACCCCGTCTATCTCACTGCCAAGTCGCTCCATGCGGCGTGGGCGAACACCTCCGCGCTGAAACTGGCGAACATCACCGATTCCACGTCAGACCCGAAGGACGGTGCAATTCAACGCGATGCGCACGGTCACGCCGCGGGTATTTTGCTAGAAACCGCCATGGGACTTGTATCCAGCGCGGTTCCAGAATCAAGCATCCCCGAAGTTGCCGAAGCGATTGAAAAGGCACAGCCAATCCTCTGGCGCATGGGCATCACCGGCATCCACGATTTCGACCGCCGCGAATCCTTCATGGCGTTGCAATTGCTTCGCGCGCAAAACAAACTCCGCTTGCGTGTGTGCAAAAATATCCCCGTTGAAAGCGTGGAACAGGCGAACGACCTCGGCTTGCGCACGGGCTTCGGCGACGAGTGGTTGTGGCTTGGCTCGGTAAAAGCTTTTATGGATGGCGCGCTCGGTCCGCGCACCGCGGCGATGATCGAGCCGTATGAGGGCGAACCGCACAACAAGGGCATCCTCAACATGGACGGCGAGGAACTTTTTGAGCATTGCCGAAAAGCCGCCGATGTTGGTTTGAGCATGACCGTCCACGCGATTGGCGACAAAGCCAACCACGAAGTGTTGAATGCTTTCGAGCAATTGCGAAATTACGAAACACAAAACAATCTGCCGCACCTGCGTCATCGCATCGAGCATGTGCAGGTCATCCACCCCGATGACGCGCCGCGCCTTGCGAAACTAAATGTCATTGCTTCGATGCAACCCATCCATGCCACGTCGGACATGCACGCCGCCGACCGCTACTGGGGTAAACGCGCAAAATTCTCCTACGCCTGGCGCGACCAGTTGAACTTCGGCGCGCCGCTTGCTTTTGGATCGGATGCGCCCGTGGAATCGCCCAACCCGTTTTTGGGAATCTACGCCGCCGTGACGCGCAAGCGCGCCGACGCCTCGGACTCCGACCCTGTCTGGTTCCCTGACCAAGCTTTGACCTTGTCTGAAGCGTTCTCCGCCTACTCGTTGGGCGCCGCCTACGCCGCCAACGCGGAGCACCGCCTTGGCAAGCTCGCTGAAAATTTCCACGCCGACTTGATCGTTCTCGACGCTGATCCGTTCGAAATCCCCCCAAAAGACCTGTTGACATTGAACGTGAATTCTGTAATGATAAACGGAGACTGGGTTTTGCAATAAAATCTTACAGGTAATGACCATGTCCCAAAACCTTCCGAAGCTTACCCCTGAAATGCTGATACCCCGTATGGGCGAATATATCGTCCAGAAGGGGTTGGTCAGCGAAAACGACCTGCAAAAAGCACTTGCCTATCAACAGGAGCAGATCGCCAAGGGGATTCCCTGCCTGATCGGTCAGTCGTTGATGGATTTGGGGTTTCTGGATCGGGATACGCTCGATCAGGTGGTCACCGAACAGATCATTCAGCTCCGCTCTGCTTTGCAGGCGGCGAACCGTAATCTGGAACAGCGCGTCAAAGACCGCACGGCGGATTTGAACGAAGCGCTCAACAGGCTTTCGGAACTTAATCAAATGAAGGCAAATTTCGTGTCGAACATCTCGCACGAGTTACGCACGCCATTAACACATATCAAAGGCTATCTTGAACTGCTGGTGACCGAGTCGCTGGGGGCTATTGCGGAAGAACAGCGGCATGCCCTGTCTGTCAGTCAGCGTGCGGCGGCTCGGCTCGAAGGTTTGATCGAAGACCTGATCATGTTCTCGCTGGCTTCACGCGGCGAGATGAGCATGAAAATGGATAAGGTGGATATCCGCCGGCTTGCATCGCTTGCGGTCAAAGCTGCGGTGAATAAGGCAGAAGATCGAGGCGTCAAATTACAGGTCTCTGCAGCGGATGGCGTTCCCGCCGTGCAGGCAGACCCGGAGAAGATCGGCTGGGTGTTGAATCAACTTCTTGATAACGGGATCAAGTTCACCCCGTCGGGAGGAAGCGTGATGGTCAGTTTGAAGGAGGAGGGGATCAATCTTGTCATGCTTTCCGTAACCGATAGCGGCATCGGAATCCCGCCGCATCGTATGAAGGAGATCTTCGAGCCGTTCCATCAATTGGATGGTTCGTCCACGCGTCATTACGGCGGGACGGGGCTTGGGCTTTCGCTTGTGCGGCAGGTGATTGAGGCGCACGGTTCGCTGCTGGATGTGCAGTCGGTGGAGGGGAAGGGCACTACGTTCAAGTTCCCATTGCTGGCGGTACGTGATTAGATGGACTTATCAACGCTTACCCAACTGCATCAAATTTTTCAGGAAGTGCAAAACCAGCAGGATTGGAAAACCGCGCTGGATAAATTGTTCCTGTCCATGCGCTCTTCTTTTGTGTTCGATAATGTAGCCATCTATCTGGCGGACCGGCAGGCGCGCGGTTTGGATGTGGTGTATGCGCGTGCGATGGGTCGCGGGAAGACTGCCGAGGCGGACGCTGCCTGGGGGGAGAGTGTGGCGAACGATGTCATCTCCAATAGACGCGTGGTATTGCGTGAGCCAAAGGAAAAGAGCGAAATCAAAGATCGTATGTCGCAGACGTATTTGTTGGGCATACCTTTGAGCATCGGCACGAAGGTGCGCGGCGCGTTATTGTTCGTCCGTTTTGGCGGTCCGCAATATACTGATCTACATTTGCATTTGGCATCGTTGCAGGCGTTTTGGTCTGCGGCACTGCTCGAACGAAAGGAATTGGGGGAGGCACGCGCTGAATTGGATTCGGTCCAGCGTCAGATGCGCCTTCAGGATGATTTTGTCTCGACCATTTCGCACGAATTACGCACGCCGCTCGGGTTCATTAAGGGCTATTCCACCAGTCTTTTGCGTCAGGACACCACATGGGATGACGAAACGCAGCGTGAATTTCTAACCATCATCGACGAGGAAGCCGACCGTCTCACACGCCTGATCGAGGATATGCTCGAATCTGCCCGCCTGCAGAGCAAGACATTGCAGTTCAAATTTTCACCGATCCGGCTGGACGCGCTTGTGAGGGATGTTGCCACGCGGGTGAAGACGCATCATCCGGAATTGGAGATCGATTTCCAGCTCGAATCCCTGCCGCCGGTGCTGGGAGACGGCGTGCGTCTTTCGCAGGTTTTCGAGAATCTGTTCAGCAATGCCATCAAGTATGCTCCCAAGTCGAAGATCAGCATTGCGACAAAAAGTGCTGATAAGAGGGTCTTGATCTCTTTTGCAGATCAAGGCGATGGTATTCCAGAAGATTTTCTTCCGTTTTTGTTCGAGCGTTTTTACCGCGTTCCCGGCGAACGAACTGTCACGGGCACGGGCTTGGGGTTATATATTTGCAAGCAAATTGTCATGGCACATCATGGTAAGATTTGGGTAGAGTCGGTGTTGGATGCGGGTACGACCTTTTTTATTGAGTTGCCCGCCGATCCAACGCTTTGAGCGGTCCATTCCATTGTTCCAAGGAGATTCATTATGGCAAAGCGTATTTTGATCGTGGACGATGAACCTCGTTATCTGCGTCTTCTGGAAGCAAATTTGCGAACCGAAGGCTATGAAGTTGCGACAGCGCAGGATGGCTTGCAGGCATTGGATGTCTTTTCGGCACAGCCGATCGATCTGGTGCTTTTGGATGTGATGATGCCGCGTCTGGACGGGTTCGCAACCTGTCAGCGGCTGCGTGAGTTTTCCAATGTGCCGATCGTGATCCTGACCGCGCGCGGCGAAG from Anaerolineales bacterium includes:
- the jag gene encoding RNA-binding cell elongation regulator Jag/EloR: MNERTTLEVIAPTVEEAIQQGLTQLGLTADAVSVEVLDSGSKGLFGLGGRQVRVRLTVNPPVSHDATPSASTPDREPAHTKRTESKPKAKESKPRAAKKAVVEEKTEEKKPAEQPAPKKMARTDHDVILDTTEDVISKLIHYLGMKAQVSAHYDDTSTDDRRVILVDVRGDDLTSLIGRHAETLTAFQHVASLIVGKQTEHWVQLIVDVEGYRSRREKQVRQLANRMADQVTKTGRRVTMEPMPSSERRVVHIELRGHPAVTTESTGEEPYRKVVILPKE
- a CDS encoding PfkB family carbohydrate kinase, giving the protein MLELSSLQPVDYLAIGHVAVDLTPHGKQLGGTVSYAALTAQALGLRVGIVTSAGTDAPLQALNGIQIFNIPTETSTIFENVETENGRRQTLHHQAAPITFEQVPQVWRDSPIVHLAPIAQEVDMAMAGQFPSSWVGVTPQGWMRTWDEQGRVVAKAWENSEQVLGQVGCVVMSVEDVERDLELVEWMAHHTRLLCLTEGELGSVLYWNGDRRRFRPPSIEEVDSTGAGDIFAAAFFSRLRGTRDPWEAARFATSLAAHSVARAGLDGIPTRAEIEHCLMEVLS
- a CDS encoding ParA family protein, giving the protein MTKIYTLVNQKGGVGKTTSTINIAAYLARMGQRVLVVDLDPQANATSCLGVDKLNVQGGTYEALLGDGDVFPHILLNERLRLSLLPSSPSLAGAEVELVDELARESRLRKAIQKVADRYDYIFVDCPPSLGLLTVNGLMAAMDGVIVPVQCEYLALEGLGQLTQTIERVRSLLFPELTVRGVVLTMFDSRTNLSNDVVDEVNRHFPNQVFKNIIPRSVRLAEAPSYGLPISEYAPTSVGALAYEALAKELLKGDRV
- a CDS encoding ParB/RepB/Spo0J family partition protein, which codes for MAQRKGLGKGLDALIPGGKPVSPSGTGSGVQQVAVDAIKMNPRQPRVHFSQEELNELAASIREHGVIQPLIVSPNGDGTFVLIAGERRWHASQRAGLRTVPVITRQANNQELLEIALIENVQRADLNPMEEAEAYHQLAEDFGLSHEMIAKRVGKSRVAVTNTMRLLGLADAVKQALVDGKITEGHARALLALSTQKAQTAALQTIMNLSLSVRQAEELVRKLTGSKPVKARKPMRNANLTDVEKRLQRSLGTKVALKHGKKGGTVTIYYYSDEELDVLLEKLT
- a CDS encoding amidohydrolase, translating into MKLLYNANIRTFDSANPLAEAILIAGGRIIAVGGKSTLESLAHGKVDKQDMQGKTILPGLTDAHIHIQHYALGLSKVDCETKTKEECLRRVGERAKTLKSGEWVLGHGWQQNDWDGNFPTADELDAVSPHNPVYLTAKSLHAAWANTSALKLANITDSTSDPKDGAIQRDAHGHAAGILLETAMGLVSSAVPESSIPEVAEAIEKAQPILWRMGITGIHDFDRRESFMALQLLRAQNKLRLRVCKNIPVESVEQANDLGLRTGFGDEWLWLGSVKAFMDGALGPRTAAMIEPYEGEPHNKGILNMDGEELFEHCRKAADVGLSMTVHAIGDKANHEVLNAFEQLRNYETQNNLPHLRHRIEHVQVIHPDDAPRLAKLNVIASMQPIHATSDMHAADRYWGKRAKFSYAWRDQLNFGAPLAFGSDAPVESPNPFLGIYAAVTRKRADASDSDPVWFPDQALTLSEAFSAYSLGAAYAANAEHRLGKLAENFHADLIVLDADPFEIPPKDLLTLNVNSVMINGDWVLQ
- a CDS encoding ATP-binding protein, which codes for MSQNLPKLTPEMLIPRMGEYIVQKGLVSENDLQKALAYQQEQIAKGIPCLIGQSLMDLGFLDRDTLDQVVTEQIIQLRSALQAANRNLEQRVKDRTADLNEALNRLSELNQMKANFVSNISHELRTPLTHIKGYLELLVTESLGAIAEEQRHALSVSQRAAARLEGLIEDLIMFSLASRGEMSMKMDKVDIRRLASLAVKAAVNKAEDRGVKLQVSAADGVPAVQADPEKIGWVLNQLLDNGIKFTPSGGSVMVSLKEEGINLVMLSVTDSGIGIPPHRMKEIFEPFHQLDGSSTRHYGGTGLGLSLVRQVIEAHGSLLDVQSVEGKGTTFKFPLLAVRD
- a CDS encoding HAMP domain-containing sensor histidine kinase, with the protein product MDLSTLTQLHQIFQEVQNQQDWKTALDKLFLSMRSSFVFDNVAIYLADRQARGLDVVYARAMGRGKTAEADAAWGESVANDVISNRRVVLREPKEKSEIKDRMSQTYLLGIPLSIGTKVRGALLFVRFGGPQYTDLHLHLASLQAFWSAALLERKELGEARAELDSVQRQMRLQDDFVSTISHELRTPLGFIKGYSTSLLRQDTTWDDETQREFLTIIDEEADRLTRLIEDMLESARLQSKTLQFKFSPIRLDALVRDVATRVKTHHPELEIDFQLESLPPVLGDGVRLSQVFENLFSNAIKYAPKSKISIATKSADKRVLISFADQGDGIPEDFLPFLFERFYRVPGERTVTGTGLGLYICKQIVMAHHGKIWVESVLDAGTTFFIELPADPTL